Proteins encoded by one window of Nitrincola iocasae:
- a CDS encoding amino acid ABC transporter permease yields MEFDFSPVITYAPTLLKGMGVTFLIALVVAIFSIVGGLLVAVISIFTNKVVSWPLRFFIWLFMTTPLLLQLYFLYFGLGEWILIPALMVGVLGLGFHYMAYNADIFIATIRSVSSGQYEASRSLGFGHLRTIYYIIVPQAFIRSVPQIGNNLILMVKDTSVLSAIGVAELVYASQYAISVSFRPFEFFIVIAVIYYILNLFMEYGQSRFERMTADRR; encoded by the coding sequence ATGGAATTTGATTTTTCTCCAGTCATTACCTATGCCCCTACACTCTTGAAAGGCATGGGAGTGACCTTCCTGATCGCTCTGGTTGTGGCAATCTTCTCCATAGTGGGCGGTTTGTTGGTGGCGGTGATCTCGATTTTCACCAACAAAGTGGTGAGTTGGCCGTTGCGCTTCTTTATCTGGTTATTTATGACCACGCCGCTGTTGCTGCAGCTGTATTTTCTCTACTTCGGTTTGGGAGAGTGGATACTGATACCGGCGTTGATGGTGGGGGTACTGGGGCTGGGCTTCCACTATATGGCCTATAACGCCGATATTTTTATCGCCACTATACGCTCTGTGTCATCGGGACAATATGAAGCGTCACGTTCACTGGGGTTTGGGCATCTCAGGACTATTTATTACATTATCGTGCCACAAGCCTTTATCCGCTCTGTGCCGCAGATAGGCAATAACCTGATTTTGATGGTCAAGGATACCTCGGTGCTATCGGCAATAGGGGTCGCGGAACTGGTGTATGCCTCGCAATATGCGATTAGTGTGTCTTTCCGTCCATTCGAATTCTTTATTGTAATCGCCGTCATTTATTACATCCTGAATTTGTTTATGGAATATGGCCAGTCTCGCTTTGAACGCATGACAGCTGATCGTCGATAA
- a CDS encoding amino acid ABC transporter permease has product MDFELMVGVTPLLLKAAWVTVDISARAISLGFVVACVLVFMRSIKFIPLQWFARGYISVIRGTPYFVQLLLVFYGGPALGIRLDPFTCGVLVGAFNIGAYMSEAIRGALESVDSGQNEASRSIGFGRFQTLTYVVLPQAAGLMIRSVGVLGIVLVKNSSLVSIISVVELTYQAQRLIGSTYKPFEIFALTAVMYICIVYAVMGIVELAYRRATRYTTLVKRVQ; this is encoded by the coding sequence ATGGATTTTGAATTGATGGTCGGGGTGACCCCCTTATTGCTAAAAGCCGCCTGGGTTACCGTCGATATATCTGCTCGCGCAATCTCGCTGGGTTTTGTCGTTGCCTGTGTACTGGTTTTCATGCGTTCAATCAAGTTTATTCCACTGCAATGGTTTGCCCGTGGTTATATTAGCGTTATCCGGGGTACGCCCTATTTTGTGCAACTGTTGCTGGTGTTTTATGGTGGTCCCGCTCTGGGAATCAGGTTGGATCCATTTACCTGCGGTGTGTTGGTGGGTGCCTTTAATATCGGTGCGTATATGAGTGAAGCCATTCGCGGTGCACTGGAATCGGTAGACAGCGGTCAGAATGAAGCATCGCGCTCAATCGGATTTGGTCGTTTTCAAACGCTGACCTATGTGGTGTTACCACAAGCAGCCGGTTTAATGATTCGTTCCGTGGGTGTGTTGGGTATTGTGCTGGTTAAGAACTCTTCATTGGTATCGATTATTTCTGTAGTGGAACTGACGTATCAGGCGCAACGTCTTATAGGTTCAACCTACAAGCCGTTCGAAATTTTCGCTCTCACGGCCGTTATGTATATTTGCATTGTCTATGCCGTTATGGGAATTGTTGAGCTGGCTTATCGTCGCGCCACCCGCTACACCACTTTAGTTAAGAGGGTACAGTGA
- a CDS encoding transporter substrate-binding domain-containing protein yields the protein MNMIKQHLTKSLVAAAFVFSTASMVSMTADARDLPQIKEDVFKVANSGAYPPFSFVDTDGNVVGFDVDIAKAVAEKMGVDVDIQTSPWSGIVAALAGGRFDACICSMSVTEERQRAVDFTDSYYSSGLSVWVQGDNTDINSLEDLEGKRVGSTIGETGNQWAVENGDGKWRNQTFQGLPDMLTGLTTGRVDAIIADDVPVYVALRENNPDIKLVEVGELPRWPAAISIQKNKPELLEALNTALAEIKADGTYQSIVDKWIGEGATIE from the coding sequence ATGAATATGATTAAACAGCATTTAACTAAATCCCTGGTAGCCGCTGCGTTTGTTTTTAGTACTGCATCCATGGTTTCCATGACGGCTGATGCACGCGATTTACCTCAAATTAAAGAAGATGTGTTTAAAGTTGCAAACTCGGGTGCTTACCCCCCTTTCAGTTTTGTTGATACTGATGGAAATGTGGTCGGGTTTGATGTCGATATTGCCAAAGCTGTGGCAGAAAAAATGGGCGTGGATGTCGATATTCAAACCTCTCCCTGGAGTGGCATAGTCGCGGCACTGGCCGGCGGACGTTTTGATGCCTGTATCTGTAGTATGAGTGTCACTGAAGAACGTCAGCGTGCAGTGGATTTTACTGACTCCTATTACAGTTCAGGCTTATCAGTGTGGGTACAAGGCGATAACACCGATATTAACAGCCTGGAAGACCTTGAAGGCAAACGTGTAGGTTCTACGATCGGTGAAACCGGTAACCAGTGGGCTGTTGAAAATGGTGATGGCAAATGGCGTAACCAGACCTTCCAGGGCCTGCCAGATATGCTTACAGGCCTGACAACAGGGCGTGTGGATGCCATTATCGCGGATGATGTCCCTGTCTATGTCGCTCTGAGAGAAAACAATCCGGATATTAAATTAGTTGAGGTGGGTGAACTGCCAAGATGGCCTGCAGCTATATCCATTCAGAAAAATAAACCTGAACTACTCGAAGCTTTGAACACTGCTCTGGCTGAAATTAAAGCAGATGGCACCTATCAGAGCATCGTCGATAAGTGGATCGGTGAAGGTGCGACTATCGAGTAA